A window of Pirellulales bacterium genomic DNA:
CTGGCCGCCGGCGAGCTGCTCGCGCGCGAAGCCGTGGGCGACGAGCCGTCGCGGGCCGCGAACCCGCTCGCCCCAAGGCAGCCGCCGCGCGCGGGCCAGGCCCGGCATGTGATCTTCATCTTCTTGTCGGGCGGTCCCAGCCAGATCGAGACGTTCGATCCCAAGCCGGAGCTGATCAAGTACAACGGCCAGAAGCTGCCCGACAGCTTCAACTCGGCCGGTCTCGACCTGCAATTCATGCGCGCCTCGGACGGGACGCTGCTGGCCTCGCCGTTTGCGTTTCGTCCCCGAGGGCAGTCGGGCATCGAGATCTCCGACTTGTTCCCGCACCTGTCGCAGCAGGCCGATCGCTTGGCGGTCGTTCGATCGTGCCACCACGAGTCGTTCATCCACGGGCCGGCAATCAACCTGGTCACGACCGGGTCGCTGCTGTTGGGTCATCCCAGCGTCGGTGCGTGGGTCACCTACGGGTTGGGCTCCGAAAGCGACAACCTGCCGGCCTACCTGGTGCTGACCGACGGCGGTTTTCGCGGCGGCAACGTGATGTACCAGTCGGGCTTTTTGCCGGCCGTCTACCAAGGCACGTGGCTGCGCGACTCGGGCCCGCCGATTCAGAATCTCGCGGTGCCGCCGCACCTGTCCGCGGCTCGACAGCGACGGCTGATGGACCAGCTCCAGGATTGGAACGAGCGCTACGCGGCCGACCGGCCGGGCGACAGCCGTCTCGAGGCGCGGCTGGCCAATTACGAGCTGGCCTACCGCATGCAAACGGCCGCCCCGGAGTTGATGCGGCTGGAAGATGAAACCGCCCACACGCTGGGCGAATACGGCGCCGACCAGGAACCGACGGCCCGCTTTGGCAAGATGTGCCTGCTCGCGCGGCGGATGGTCGAGCGCGGGGTGCGCTACGTGATGCTGATCAACAACGACTGGGACGGCCACGAACACTGCGCCAAGAATCACGAAACCAACGCCGCGCGAATCGACCGGCCCATCGCCGGATTGATTCGCGACCTGGCGCAGCGGGGCCTGCTCGACAGCACGCTGCTAGTGTGGGTCGGCGAGTTCGGCCGCACGCCCGTCATGCAGGGCACCCAGGGGCGCGATCACAATCCCTACGGCTTTTCAGCCTGGCTGGCCGGCGGCGGCGTGCGCGGCGGACAGGTGATCGGCGCTACCGACGACTTTGGCTTCACGGCCGTCGAAGACAAGGTCCACGTGCACGACCTGCACGCCACGATGCTGTCGCTGCTAGGGCTCGATCACACACGCCTGACCTATTTGTTCGAAGGCCGTGAGCGGCGCTTGACCGACGTCGGCGGGCAGAACGATCTGGCCGCACGGCTGGTCGGCTGACCTGCCCGCGCGCCGGTCCGCATCAACGCGGCAGAGTCACCACGACAGCGTCGCACCGATCTGCGGGCCGTGATAGACCGAGCGGCCCTCGTGATCGAGATTGACCGGGCCTGTCGTGAGGTAATTGATGTCGCGCGGGATGTTCTGGGTGGCGATCGCCAGCCCATCGACCCACAACGCGTGGTAGCCAAACCGCGCGGCGAAGTGCGGCGTCACCTGGCAGTTCATGGTCAGCTCCAACTCGCCGGTGAAGACCGTTTTCTGACCATCGTCGTCGGCCAGATACGTCGTCACGGTGCCGGTGCCGGGATCGCGCAGTAGTCGCGTCTCGAGCGACGCATCGTTCTGCAGCACCGCGGCCTTGGCCTCGAACGCGCACGTCCAGCGGCCGTACACGTAGATCTGCGAGTTACCGCCGATCTGGACGCCGAGCATCTGGTTGTCGGTCTTGACCGTCACGTCGTTCGTCGCGTCGCTCGGACCCGGCTCGTGCGACGCCGTACGCAGCCGGGCCGTTTCGGAGACGTTGAGGTAGCGCAGCCCCACCAGCGCCGAGAAGGCGAAGTAGGGCGGCGTCTCGAAACGATGCCGGACGTGCAGCTCGGCGTTGTCCAGCTCGCTCTCTGCCTCGTAGGCGGCCAGGTAGTTGTAGTCTACGCCCGGGGTCAGGCCGGGGTTGCCGAAGTTCGACAACCGCGAGACCAGGTTGCCGGTGGTGCCCAGCGGGTTGATCGATTCGTCGAACAGCGCGCGATCTTCCTGCCAGTCGCCGAGACCGTAGTACAGGCCTTCAATGCGCCAATTCGGCGCAAACAGGTAGCCTGCGCCCAGCCTTGGCATCGCGGCAAACGGCGCATCGGATTGGTTGCTCGCCAGACTGTGGCCGTTCGCGCCGGCGAACTCGACGTCGGACATCTGATCGCGCCGCAGGGCCAGCGCGTCGGCAAACACCTGCCAACGACCCAGCGTCGCCCAGTCGAGGCCCGCGCAACAGACGTCGCCCAGGCACTCTTCACAATTGCCGCCGCAAGGCGGCAGCCAGCCCTCGCGAGCATGCGGATCGGGCGCCACGGGAATCGCCGGAACGCTGGGGGCGGGCGGATAGGCCATCGCTTGCATACCCGCCGGCGGCGGCGGCACATAGGCCGGCGGCGAGGGGGGCGGCGCGTAGGGCACCTGCGCCGTGCGCGCCGGTTCGGCCGCAAACGCAGCCGGGGCCAGCGCCAGGATCAAGCACCAACCAGCCACGATTCGCCAGGTGTCTCGCATGCAGCAACGCGCCAGCACGGGATTACAAATTCGGCCTCACAAGGCTGATCGGCGAGCGGCAATCGGCATTTCCAGTCAATCCGGCAGAACCCACAGGCTCTCGCCAGAATGCCCGATTTACCGATACCGGAACTTCGCTCCGGCGGGTCCGCCACCCGGTCGGCCGCGAGTTGGCGGGAACTGTCGTTTTGCGCCGCGATTTGGCACCCGGCGCGCCGGGTGGCTAGATTGCTCCGGAGGGACATTCAAGCTGCGAAGCATCGTCATGTGCTATCACCGCACAACGCGTGGGCTGCTGGTCGTCGCCGTGGCGGCCGCGTTGGCGGCACCGGCGGCT
This region includes:
- a CDS encoding BBP7 family outer membrane beta-barrel protein yields the protein MRDTWRIVAGWCLILALAPAAFAAEPARTAQVPYAPPPSPPAYVPPPPAGMQAMAYPPAPSVPAIPVAPDPHAREGWLPPCGGNCEECLGDVCCAGLDWATLGRWQVFADALALRRDQMSDVEFAGANGHSLASNQSDAPFAAMPRLGAGYLFAPNWRIEGLYYGLGDWQEDRALFDESINPLGTTGNLVSRLSNFGNPGLTPGVDYNYLAAYEAESELDNAELHVRHRFETPPYFAFSALVGLRYLNVSETARLRTASHEPGPSDATNDVTVKTDNQMLGVQIGGNSQIYVYGRWTCAFEAKAAVLQNDASLETRLLRDPGTGTVTTYLADDDGQKTVFTGELELTMNCQVTPHFAARFGYHALWVDGLAIATQNIPRDINYLTTGPVNLDHEGRSVYHGPQIGATLSW
- a CDS encoding DUF1501 domain-containing protein, with amino-acid sequence LAAGELLAREAVGDEPSRAANPLAPRQPPRAGQARHVIFIFLSGGPSQIETFDPKPELIKYNGQKLPDSFNSAGLDLQFMRASDGTLLASPFAFRPRGQSGIEISDLFPHLSQQADRLAVVRSCHHESFIHGPAINLVTTGSLLLGHPSVGAWVTYGLGSESDNLPAYLVLTDGGFRGGNVMYQSGFLPAVYQGTWLRDSGPPIQNLAVPPHLSAARQRRLMDQLQDWNERYAADRPGDSRLEARLANYELAYRMQTAAPELMRLEDETAHTLGEYGADQEPTARFGKMCLLARRMVERGVRYVMLINNDWDGHEHCAKNHETNAARIDRPIAGLIRDLAQRGLLDSTLLVWVGEFGRTPVMQGTQGRDHNPYGFSAWLAGGGVRGGQVIGATDDFGFTAVEDKVHVHDLHATMLSLLGLDHTRLTYLFEGRERRLTDVGGQNDLAARLVG